tgtgtgtgtgtgtgtgtgtgtgtgtgtttgtgtgtgtgtgtggttttcaggagtaaacataagggaatatttgctagtacacacacacacacacacacacacacacacacacacacacacacacacacacacacacacacacacacaatactacaaacacgaacaaacacacaatactgaacatacaaacacacacacacacaccttctctgccCAGGCCCTTGACACAGCTGACGGAGAACAAAGCCCTAGGATTGATCACCTCCCAAGCCTCGGTCAAACTGGCAccgatgtccctcctccttctgccctgcggtggaagaacaagacacaaatCTGACTCACACATGACGAGACAACAgcgaacgtaaacaaacagtgttgccaactcagggaaagggagttttactgtacaagggataaaatacaagtgaatcaccatggaaacaccctttgaaaacccacagtaacttccactacagccttgatAACACTACTTACCCTAGATCACCCCGAAACACCCCTATATAACCCTGAAACACCACCaagacaccattaaacaccccaaaacaaactatttacctcaaaacacttgcaaaacactcccaaaacaaaattaaacaccccaaaacacactatttacctcaaaacacttgcaaaacactctcaaaacaccattaaacaccccaaaacacactatttacctcaaaaacttgcaaaacactcccaaaacaccattaaacacccaaaaacagacaatttacctcaaaacacttgaaaaaacacccccaaaacacctccaaaaccccaataatacccaaaaaaagacaatttacctcaaaacacttgaaaaaacacctccaaaaccccaataatacccaaaaaagacaatttacctcaaaacacttgcaaaaacacccccaaaacatctccaaaaccccaaaaatacccaaaaaagacaatttacctcaaaacacttgcaaaaacacctccaaaaccccaataatacccaaaaaacagacaaaaacagacaaatatacccaaaaacagacaatttacctcaaaacacttgaaaaaacaccccaaaacacttccaaaacaccccaaaatatctcaaaacattcctaaacacacaaacaggagtgtaatgaattaataagtgaaagaaagcaagagaatgtaaacaaacagatgataatgaaaagaaaagtgatttaaatgagattgttaagatgttttgatggtttatggtaaggaaaatgagagaaagggtttgtaatgaatagaaagggtttgtaatgatgacagaaaggaaggaataagagggaaaagtaaagaaatgaggaaaggaaagagaaaatgatgctttactcacaatgcacctctctttaacaacattcagagacacaaggaaatacaaacaaattacaaaataagcaaagaaagaaaaaatgaaaggaaaaaaaaaaaataagcaaaaattatacaaaaacaaaaaaaatatacataaaaaaaataaatgagagacacacacacacacacacacctcaggcagcgattcctggaagaagacagcaaagaatattatgttagccACAGTGAGAGTGCGTGCGTAGACAGCCGAGGCCGCGAACCACCCAGTACTTCCCCAGCGAGAGAACGCAGCCCCCACAGTGTGCCCGACGGTGAAGCCTATGctgaatgtcacgccaatcagtgcctgtgggttgaggggaggttaggagagggtaggctggttaggttaggttaggacacaccgacaacacaccacaatataaataagaaataaaataatgcataagaaaataaaaagttaaaaaaaagtaaactaacaatatacttaacaccaccacaacacctttaaacaccctcaaaatactccaaaacacccagaaacactccaaaaacacaccaaaacactctcaaaataacccaaaacacaccaaaacatcccaaaataccccaaaacattccaaaaacacaccaaaacaccttcaaaataaacaaaaacacaccaaaacatcccaaaataccccaaaatactccaaaaacacaccaaaacaccttcaaaataccccaaaacaccccaaaacactacaaacacatcccaaaacactccaaaaaacacaccaaaatactccaaaaatactcctaaacatctcaaaacacatcaaaacattccaaaaacatcccaaaacactttaaaacacaccaaaaatcccaaaacacctccacaacaccacaaaacaccccttaaccaccccaaaacacatcaaaacacttcacaacacaccaaaaacaccccaaaacactccagaaacaccccaaaacaccccaaaaacacctgaagACTCCCTCAGAACACTGAAagggaataaaacacaaaataacaataataaagaaaacaagctgcaatattgaacagcaggaacacaaacaaacacacacacaccctgtaaataaacaaacaaacaaaaaatcaataaatagataataggataaaaaaattgaaaaaaataataataaaaacaagctaaaaatatataaaccaatacaaaacacaacaaacccacTTAATTACCGAACAAGACAGAGTGGAACCTCGCAGCGAAACCGATGATATACTGGTAATAAGTCACACAGGAGAGCtgagaggaatacaagccgcTGGTGTTGTGCTTGGAGTAAAAGTCGAGGAGAGCAGGAGACATGGGCAGCACCACCTTCAAGCCGAGcaggtccaggatcagactgccgaataacaccttgcttgtccgtgcgttcctctgtgggtgttaggttaggttaggttaggttaggttaggttaggttaagtgaggttaggttaggttaggttaggttaagtgaggttaggttaggttaggttaagttacgttaggttaggttaagtgaggttaagtgaggttaggttaagttaggttaggttaagttaagttaggttaggttaggttaaaagaggttaggttaaaagaggttaggttaagttaggttagggtaagttaagttaggttaagttatgttaggttaaaagaggttaggctaagttatgttaggttaagttagcttatgttaggttaggttaggttaagtgaggtcatttttatcttttattttttctcagtatttttttcttattgtacttagttccctttgaccagtgtccctcctatatatacaaaaaataaaacaaaataaataaataaataaataaagtaaaacaagaacatttttacgactttaaatcattttcccgacacacttgtgcatggaggcagtgttgcacgagtgttgagtgacaaatattgcatctcagcttagcaacacacaccaacacacaccaacacaacaccctgctcaccttctccttgatgtccgcagcctgtactgcccctctgtccctgccgtccacctcaccaccactgccgccgccaccgccatcgctgccgccaacttgcttgccggatcggagggttgccgttgctctgaaagttacattaggtttggttaagtggggccgtgggaagaggatgtaggttaggttaggtttggttaggctaggttatgttaggtttggctaggtttctttaggttaggttaggtgaggttaggttaggttaggttaggtaaggcttggctaggttaggttaggttaagtgaggttaggttaggttaggttaggtaaggcttggctaggttaggcttgcttaggtaaggtttggctaggttaggttaggctaggttaggtaaggcttggctaggttaggcttgcttaggtaaggtttggctaggttagaattgcttaggttaggttaggtaaagtttggttaggccagcttgggattaagacacgagatagccagtcttggggaggaggaagcaccagacacaagttagggtaggcttctttgggttaggcttggtttgattagggtcagctgaggagtgtgaagctccaccacgtttggttaaatttgaggtaatattttagtcattttctctctcaccaccaaaattttcccactgtgtaaactttgttaatattttttatctgaaGGCTACAAAACACATCACTCGCTTTCCATCCCAGACCCCTAAACaccaccccttccttccttccttagcatcagccagccagcctctttggacttaaatgaaggaaacttttaaacacgtagatataacataacattttcttctacacacacacacacacacacacacacacacacacacacacactgcttccgtgacgtgggagagtgaggaagagcgaCAAAAGTTTTATCACCAGCTGGAAGGAAACtaccgctttgtttacatctgacaaGAGAAAACGCGGCTGTCACTTCTGTCAACGGGTAACTAAtacaaagctgagagagagagagagagagagagagagagagagagagagagagagagagagagagagagagagagagagagagagagagagagagagagagagagagagagattgtcatataaccattttatactcaagataataaaagacagcaagcgtttaattattaattttccaactttcttcgcttgcctaaactttcttccgcactgctggtggtggtggtggtggtggtggtggtcttcctgcttccctatttcgtccctctacatttgtatcttaaaagaaaaaaagatcgtattactgaatcaacaccaatgaatacttaaccttacctaacctaaagtgtacctctgtttttaccctctacccatcactacaacctccagtaccttcccctgctaggactccaacaccacaacacctcgtaCAGACCCAGACATCGCCCCCACATGCATCTAGAAGCTTCatacatcacaacacacgctataacacccctgacacgcttctactatcacagtccccccttaaacactccagaaccttttattttacctccagcacaccacttctaccctcaaagacccagtacttatctgcaacatgcctttaac
The Scylla paramamosain isolate STU-SP2022 chromosome 35, ASM3559412v1, whole genome shotgun sequence DNA segment above includes these coding regions:
- the LOC135090499 gene encoding uncharacterized protein LOC135090499, translating into MATLRSGKQVGGSDGGGGGSGGEVDSRDRGALQAADIKEKRNARTSKVLFGSLILDLLGLKVVLPMSPALLDFYSKHNTSGLYSSQLSCVTYYQYIIGFAARFHSVLFGTDWRDIQHRLHRRAHCGGCVLSLGKYWVVRGLGCLRTHSHCG